The proteins below come from a single Archangium lipolyticum genomic window:
- a CDS encoding serine/threonine-protein kinase, producing the protein MTKPFHPDLLQPGDTIRHYRVVRRLGRGGFAIAFLVEHEGQPYTLKMAAHPPSDDDEAREDERAFREAISLGHFRHPNLLVVHEMGRWPDLERGHFFFVTDYVPGSTFNEWRWRTHAPLCRLVGVLGEVALVLAELHERGVCHRDIKADNILVRDGDEKPFLIDFGAVFLPGAYTLTQALPPVTFHNMPPEVAAFLRSGEWEDGARLPAKPSADLYAFGALLYEALTDCHPFNPRLPPAQLLLAIEFLPPKEPMLLDPRVPPALNALVMRLLAKDPEQRPLSARAVHEELMRVLRRDVATEAWTVPYAFPAGREEELLLSGTGEVQEAPEEAGRTDERQQEAPHHATWERSLAVLALGLVLLGIGCWLIRAVCASAMEEACRGAASTSLVMPAPTEKGHTPVLTSWTDDDSSLFSAPPRPFGGICALLGACAASANLLACAGVPVRPDHGELLARCPPEALATADKMNLKGPLTDVELVTTTLAGVTESAAINIRTGPVEGWMILPDDRTYWVKGEAKVFPDRVYVQFDRIYLDQLYPTRGRVPSPICAAAVDQGSRKQFGVQTYAAFPIRGVEVDPTKVDHSPDAAVLNVPMVDTYVQRPGARFPY; encoded by the coding sequence ATGACAAAGCCCTTCCATCCGGACCTGCTTCAGCCGGGAGATACCATTCGGCACTACCGGGTGGTTCGTCGCCTGGGCCGGGGTGGTTTCGCGATCGCCTTCCTGGTGGAGCACGAAGGCCAGCCCTACACACTCAAGATGGCGGCACATCCGCCGAGCGATGATGACGAGGCCCGTGAGGACGAGCGGGCTTTTCGTGAGGCGATCTCGCTGGGGCACTTCCGGCACCCCAACCTGCTGGTCGTCCACGAGATGGGCCGCTGGCCGGACCTGGAGCGGGGCCATTTCTTCTTCGTCACCGACTACGTTCCCGGCTCCACCTTCAACGAATGGCGCTGGAGGACGCACGCTCCGTTGTGCCGGCTGGTGGGTGTGCTGGGAGAGGTGGCCCTGGTGCTGGCGGAACTGCACGAGCGAGGCGTGTGCCACCGAGACATCAAGGCCGACAACATCCTGGTGAGGGATGGCGATGAAAAGCCCTTCCTCATCGACTTCGGCGCGGTGTTCCTGCCGGGGGCCTACACGCTGACGCAAGCTCTGCCGCCGGTGACGTTCCACAACATGCCCCCGGAGGTGGCTGCCTTCCTGCGAAGTGGCGAGTGGGAGGACGGTGCTCGCCTTCCCGCGAAGCCCTCGGCTGACCTCTATGCCTTCGGGGCCCTGCTCTACGAGGCCCTTACCGACTGTCATCCCTTCAATCCCCGTCTGCCTCCGGCACAGTTGCTGCTCGCCATCGAGTTCCTTCCGCCCAAGGAACCCATGCTGTTGGACCCGCGAGTGCCACCAGCCCTGAACGCGCTGGTGATGAGGCTGCTGGCGAAGGATCCAGAGCAGCGACCTCTGAGTGCCAGGGCTGTCCACGAGGAGTTGATGCGAGTGCTGCGAAGGGATGTGGCTACGGAAGCCTGGACAGTGCCGTATGCCTTTCCCGCCGGGCGCGAGGAGGAACTGCTCCTATCTGGAACTGGCGAGGTCCAGGAAGCTCCCGAGGAGGCCGGGCGCACGGATGAGCGGCAGCAGGAGGCGCCGCATCACGCAACCTGGGAAAGGTCGCTGGCAGTGCTCGCTCTCGGATTGGTTCTGCTCGGGATAGGGTGTTGGCTCATCCGCGCGGTGTGCGCGTCTGCCATGGAAGAGGCGTGTCGCGGCGCGGCTTCCACCTCGCTGGTCATGCCAGCGCCTACCGAGAAAGGACACACTCCCGTGCTCACTTCCTGGACTGACGATGACTCCTCCTTGTTCTCAGCACCGCCAAGACCTTTCGGGGGCATCTGTGCGCTGCTTGGAGCCTGTGCGGCCTCGGCAAATCTCCTGGCCTGTGCGGGAGTGCCCGTTAGGCCCGACCATGGGGAACTCCTCGCGCGCTGCCCTCCCGAGGCTCTTGCGACGGCCGACAAGATGAACCTCAAGGGACCCCTCACGGACGTCGAACTGGTGACAACCACCTTGGCGGGTGTCACGGAGTCGGCCGCGATCAACATCCGGACCGGGCCGGTGGAGGGGTGGATGATCTTGCCTGACGACAGGACCTACTGGGTGAAGGGGGAGGCGAAGGTGTTTCCGGATCGGGTCTACGTTCAATTCGACCGGATCTACCTCGATCAGCTCTACCCGACACGCGGCCGCGTGCCCTCTCCCATTTGCGCGGCGGCCGTGGACCAGGGCTCCAGGAAGCAGTTCGGAGTACAGACGTACGCGGCATTCCCCATCAGGGGCGTCGAGGTCGACCCAACCAAGGTAGACCACAGCCCCGACGCCGCCGTCCTCAATGTTCCCATGGTGGAC
- a CDS encoding DUF2381 family protein yields MRPRSWTVLLWVLLVSTTVTAREAWASGREKRQGTVLLAGQPGGASPVLCVAAGLSTLVDFEGLLEPHVLLPPGVEERVGVLRVGARSLVVVPLRDLADGERVLLPVTGRTEAGETRTLTLALVTRRNEVDLTARVVLAPGQAQGSETVEGNDVDAVARMLLASHEPGAQPRLALVIYDEAQIFTRVDDVQARVESLLRMDRRLFVTVAIKSIRRTSKPWQLLRYRLETRCKDARSGVELTPPTLMTKAVGGQQRQVHTFAVWIPEGVQCLALTLEEAGPRTLRLEDVRLPP; encoded by the coding sequence GTGCGTCCTCGTTCCTGGACTGTCCTGCTCTGGGTCCTGCTCGTGTCCACGACGGTGACCGCGAGGGAGGCATGGGCCTCCGGGCGGGAGAAGAGGCAGGGGACCGTGCTCCTCGCGGGACAGCCGGGAGGGGCATCACCCGTGCTGTGCGTGGCCGCGGGTCTGTCCACGCTGGTGGACTTCGAGGGCCTGCTCGAACCGCACGTGCTCCTGCCGCCCGGGGTGGAGGAGCGGGTCGGGGTGCTTCGGGTGGGGGCGCGTTCGCTGGTGGTCGTTCCCTTGCGCGACCTGGCGGACGGGGAGCGCGTCCTGCTGCCGGTGACGGGAAGGACGGAGGCGGGCGAGACGCGCACACTGACGCTGGCGCTCGTCACCCGGCGGAACGAGGTGGACCTGACAGCGCGTGTGGTGCTCGCGCCGGGGCAGGCTCAAGGGTCGGAGACAGTGGAGGGAAATGACGTGGACGCGGTGGCGAGGATGCTCCTCGCGAGTCACGAGCCGGGCGCTCAACCGAGGCTGGCGCTCGTCATCTACGATGAAGCGCAGATCTTCACGCGAGTGGATGATGTCCAGGCCCGGGTTGAATCCCTTCTCCGGATGGATCGGCGTCTGTTCGTGACCGTGGCCATCAAGTCCATTCGACGTACCTCCAAGCCCTGGCAGCTCCTGCGTTATCGACTGGAGACACGGTGCAAGGACGCTCGATCGGGTGTGGAACTCACGCCTCCCACTCTCATGACGAAGGCCGTGGGTGGGCAGCAACGGCAGGTCCACACTTTCGCCGTGTGGATTCCGGAGGGGGTCCAGTGTCTGGCATTGACGCTGGAGGAGGCGGGCCCTCGGACACTGCGTCTGGAGGATGTGAGATTGCCGCCATGA
- a CDS encoding SMI1/KNR4 family protein: protein MVARSHFPNPPASPRQIEVFETRMGWKLDDELRAFYLRFNGAALFKRPDSPYRLLSLSEIVRARVALFGHSGDTDAHGPASWFVLCSVQDGDYVAIDVGRSSNGRHPIFDCVHELLPGSPANARIAWSFSDFLERALESDGRLYWLSRGWTLGKPDTP from the coding sequence ATGGTGGCCCGCAGTCACTTCCCCAATCCCCCTGCCTCGCCTCGACAAATCGAAGTGTTCGAGACCCGCATGGGCTGGAAGCTCGATGACGAGCTGCGCGCCTTCTATCTGCGCTTCAATGGCGCCGCCCTCTTCAAGCGGCCCGACTCGCCCTACCGTCTCCTCTCCCTCTCGGAGATCGTCCGGGCCCGCGTCGCCCTCTTCGGCCACAGCGGGGACACCGATGCCCACGGCCCGGCTTCCTGGTTCGTCCTCTGCTCCGTCCAGGATGGAGACTATGTCGCCATCGACGTGGGCCGCTCCTCCAACGGCCGCCATCCCATCTTCGACTGTGTCCACGAGCTACTGCCCGGCTCTCCCGCGAACGCGCGCATCGCCTGGTCCTTCTCCGACTTCCTCGAACGCGCCCTGGAGAGCGATGGCCGCCTCTACTGGCTGAGCCGCGGCTGGACACTCGGAAAGCCAGACACGCCGTAG
- a CDS encoding adenylate/guanylate cyclase domain-containing protein, translated as MPAATGSHPLPSGFDALYGETLLKLESRVARVATVAGVVATGLVLASVLSGSSIPRVILAATLGFLGWYLCVALLLRTGHFRPWMRYASSLVDVSMGTFVALLDLHVNGPAFALSAGGPALYAVGVAMATPRLQPRLCLFAGLAASVQLVVLIHFILRPAASPELLATGAYDFYVTLAKAIFLVTMGALGMVASRSMRAMLLRLTESAVERERVQGLLGMHVSEQVMEHLLSGRIPEGGERRAVTICFTDIRDFTRLSESQSPEETLRLLNLYFGRMCEIVASHGGLVNKFLGDGMLIVFGAPTHQPDDARRALDAAREMLAEADLMRERGEFPGLRIGVGLHRGEAVVGNVGGAQRQEYTVIGDTVNTAARVQDLTKVLGRSLLLSRECREALGQDSAFEPLGAHAVKGRLQQLELFGLPERDSRQAA; from the coding sequence ATGCCCGCCGCCACCGGCTCCCACCCCCTCCCCAGTGGGTTCGACGCCCTCTATGGGGAGACCCTGCTGAAGCTCGAGTCGCGCGTGGCCCGGGTCGCCACCGTGGCCGGCGTCGTCGCCACGGGGCTGGTGCTCGCCTCCGTTCTCTCGGGCTCGTCCATCCCCCGCGTCATCCTCGCCGCCACCCTGGGGTTCCTCGGCTGGTACCTGTGCGTCGCCCTGCTGCTGCGCACCGGCCACTTCCGCCCGTGGATGCGCTACGCCTCGTCGCTCGTGGACGTGTCCATGGGCACCTTCGTCGCCCTGTTGGACCTGCACGTCAACGGCCCCGCCTTCGCCCTGTCCGCCGGGGGGCCCGCCCTCTACGCCGTGGGCGTGGCCATGGCCACCCCCCGCCTCCAGCCCCGCCTGTGTCTCTTCGCGGGCCTTGCCGCCTCCGTCCAGCTCGTCGTCCTCATCCACTTCATCCTCCGCCCCGCCGCCTCCCCCGAGCTGCTCGCCACCGGCGCGTATGACTTCTACGTCACGCTCGCCAAGGCCATCTTCCTCGTCACCATGGGCGCGCTCGGCATGGTGGCCAGCCGCTCCATGCGCGCCATGCTGCTGCGCCTCACCGAGAGCGCCGTCGAGCGCGAGCGCGTGCAAGGCCTCCTGGGCATGCACGTGAGCGAGCAGGTCATGGAGCACCTGCTCTCCGGCCGCATCCCCGAGGGCGGCGAGCGCCGCGCCGTCACCATCTGCTTCACCGACATCCGCGACTTCACCCGCCTCTCCGAGTCCCAGTCCCCCGAGGAGACGCTGCGTCTGCTCAACCTCTACTTCGGCCGCATGTGTGAAATCGTCGCCAGCCACGGGGGACTGGTGAACAAGTTCCTCGGGGACGGGATGCTCATCGTCTTCGGCGCGCCCACGCACCAGCCGGACGATGCCCGGCGCGCCCTGGACGCCGCGCGCGAGATGCTCGCCGAGGCCGACCTCATGCGCGAGCGCGGCGAGTTCCCCGGCCTGCGCATCGGCGTGGGGCTGCACCGCGGCGAGGCCGTGGTGGGCAACGTCGGGGGTGCCCAGCGCCAGGAGTACACCGTCATCGGCGACACGGTGAACACCGCCGCCCGCGTGCAGGACCTCACCAAGGTGCTCGGCCGCTCCCTGCTCCTCTCCCGCGAGTGCCGTGAGGCCCTCGGCCAGGACTCCGCCTTCGAACCGCTGGGCGCGCATGCCGTGAAGGGCCGCCTGCAGCAGCTCGAGCTCTTCGGCCTGCCCGAGCGCGACTCGCGCCAGGCCGCGTGA
- a CDS encoding alpha/beta fold hydrolase, with product MAETRKGGARIHYDDLGQGEPALLFIPGWCTSRAVFRELVPPCSALHRALVVDLPGHGESDAPGPDFDNATVVEHLRAVIDASGARRVIPVALSHGGWWALELRRQLGPRVPALVLLDWLVLEPPLPFLQALQVLQTPQWTQARDGLFSVWLQGTSSPAVTRFVHEDMGSFGQDMWKRAGREISRVYAQHGSPLNALAALPLPVPTLHLYAQPDDDAWLAAQRAFASSHPWFHVQRLASHSHFPTLEMPEEIAARLGRFLDTRLGTPPEGLSSSNP from the coding sequence ATGGCCGAGACACGCAAGGGTGGGGCTCGCATCCACTACGATGACCTGGGTCAGGGAGAGCCCGCGCTCCTCTTCATCCCCGGCTGGTGTACCAGCCGCGCCGTATTCCGCGAGCTCGTCCCCCCGTGCAGCGCCCTCCACCGGGCGCTCGTCGTGGACCTGCCCGGCCATGGTGAGTCCGATGCCCCCGGCCCCGACTTCGACAACGCCACCGTGGTGGAGCACCTGCGCGCCGTCATCGACGCCAGCGGCGCCCGCCGCGTCATCCCCGTCGCCCTCTCCCATGGGGGCTGGTGGGCCCTCGAGCTGCGCCGCCAGCTGGGCCCCCGCGTCCCCGCACTCGTCCTGCTGGACTGGCTCGTGTTGGAACCGCCCCTGCCCTTCCTCCAGGCCCTCCAGGTCCTCCAGACGCCCCAGTGGACGCAGGCCCGCGATGGGCTCTTCTCCGTCTGGCTCCAGGGCACGAGCTCCCCGGCCGTCACCCGCTTCGTCCACGAGGACATGGGCTCCTTCGGCCAGGACATGTGGAAGCGTGCCGGGCGGGAGATCTCCCGCGTCTACGCTCAGCACGGCAGCCCCCTGAACGCGCTCGCCGCCCTCCCCCTCCCCGTCCCCACCCTCCACCTCTACGCCCAGCCCGACGACGACGCCTGGCTGGCCGCCCAGCGGGCCTTCGCCTCCTCGCACCCCTGGTTCCACGTCCAGCGGCTCGCCTCCCACAGCCACTTCCCCACGCTGGAGATGCCCGAGGAAATCGCCGCCCGCCTCGGCCGGTTCCTCGACACCCGTCTGGGCACCCCTCCTGAAGGGTTGTCCTCTTCCAACCCTTGA
- a CDS encoding TetR/AcrR family transcriptional regulator, with product MGRPRQVLDEDILVAARACFIEHGASVSTETIAARLGVSGPALLKRFGSKRELLKAAFGVAKEPPWLRLLETGPDERDLMAQILEVASAIDAFFREMVPAFSVLREAGITPEEWRGENKDVPPPARTYETVAGWFRRAQEQGRLRKGDPSAMAGMFLAGLQYRYFLAHITNQPVPTEQEVPWMQNMVDIFWRGVAPESERGSSDKARAPRGKGDAKRG from the coding sequence ATGGGGCGTCCCCGACAGGTCCTGGACGAAGACATTCTGGTAGCGGCGCGAGCCTGCTTCATCGAGCACGGAGCCTCGGTGAGCACGGAGACGATCGCCGCGCGTCTGGGGGTGTCGGGTCCGGCGCTGCTCAAGCGCTTCGGCAGCAAGCGGGAGCTGCTCAAGGCCGCCTTCGGGGTGGCCAAGGAGCCACCCTGGCTGCGGCTGCTGGAGACGGGCCCGGACGAGCGGGATTTGATGGCTCAGATCCTCGAGGTGGCCTCCGCCATCGATGCCTTCTTCCGGGAGATGGTGCCGGCCTTCTCGGTGTTGCGCGAGGCGGGCATCACCCCCGAGGAGTGGCGGGGCGAGAACAAGGACGTGCCCCCGCCGGCGCGCACCTACGAGACGGTGGCCGGTTGGTTCCGCCGCGCCCAGGAGCAGGGCCGCCTGCGCAAGGGAGACCCCAGCGCCATGGCCGGCATGTTCCTGGCCGGCTTGCAGTACCGCTACTTCCTCGCCCACATCACCAACCAGCCCGTCCCCACCGAGCAGGAGGTCCCCTGGATGCAGAACATGGTGGACATCTTCTGGCGCGGCGTGGCCCCCGAGTCCGAGCGGGGCTCCTCCGACAAGGCCCGCGCCCCCAGGGGCAAGGGTGATGCGAAGCGGGGCTGA
- a CDS encoding glycoside hydrolase family 15 protein, giving the protein MDSDKTSRPPAIEDHGVIGDLRTVALVATDGTLDWLCFPHFDSPSVFAALLDPEKGGHFRITPELDGERVMRKQFYWPDTNVLVTRFYSPDGVGELVDFMPLGKGERVRQVVRRIRVVRGALTFRMECLPAFDYGRDTHTVRLIQGGATLLSEKLKLTLATGVKLETDGQRLTARFTLQEGQSAVFTLREGAPESCTDRVLGHEASEALFRATVDYWRHWLAKCTYTGRWREVVQRSALLLKLLTFEPSGAIVAAPTCSLPESPGGVRNWDYRYVWIRDAAFTVYALMRIGFRDEAGAFMRWLEKRIAELPEGEPLPLMYALDGGEVPKEQELWHLAGYGGARPVRVGNGAAHQLQLDIYGELMDSVYLYNKHGAPISYDFWRHLRRLVDWVCDHWREKDESIWEVRGGKQHFVYSKMMCWVAVDRAIRLADKRSFPADRARWLQTRDLIFEEIMQKGWCAKRGAFIQSYEHKVLDAANLLMPLVFFLSPVDPRMLSTLDRVRQAPAKAGLTSDGLVFRYDVEATQDGLYGREGTFNLCTFWLVEAMTRASVTRPDLLDEARLTFERMLGYANHLGLYAEQIGTSGEAMGNFPQALTHLSLISAAYNLDRFLGHRD; this is encoded by the coding sequence ATGGACAGCGACAAGACGTCGCGGCCTCCAGCGATCGAGGACCACGGAGTCATCGGCGATCTGCGCACGGTGGCGCTGGTGGCGACGGACGGCACGCTGGACTGGCTGTGCTTTCCCCACTTCGACAGCCCGAGCGTGTTCGCGGCGCTGTTGGATCCGGAGAAGGGGGGGCACTTCCGCATCACGCCGGAGCTGGATGGCGAGCGGGTGATGCGCAAGCAGTTCTACTGGCCGGACACGAACGTGCTGGTGACGCGCTTCTACTCACCGGACGGGGTGGGGGAGCTGGTGGACTTCATGCCCCTGGGGAAGGGGGAGCGGGTGCGCCAGGTGGTGAGGCGCATCCGGGTGGTGCGAGGAGCGCTGACGTTCCGGATGGAGTGCCTGCCGGCGTTCGACTACGGGCGGGACACGCACACGGTGCGGCTCATCCAGGGAGGGGCGACGCTGCTGTCGGAGAAGCTGAAGCTGACGCTGGCCACGGGGGTGAAGCTGGAGACGGACGGGCAGCGGCTCACGGCGCGCTTCACGCTGCAAGAGGGCCAGTCGGCGGTGTTCACGCTGCGCGAGGGGGCGCCGGAGTCGTGCACGGACCGGGTGTTGGGGCACGAGGCCTCGGAGGCGCTGTTCCGGGCGACGGTGGACTACTGGCGGCACTGGCTGGCGAAGTGCACCTATACGGGGCGGTGGCGCGAGGTGGTGCAGCGCTCGGCGCTGTTGCTCAAGCTGCTGACGTTCGAGCCCTCGGGGGCGATCGTCGCGGCGCCCACGTGCAGCCTGCCGGAGTCACCGGGAGGGGTGCGCAACTGGGACTACCGCTACGTGTGGATTCGAGACGCGGCCTTCACGGTGTACGCGCTGATGCGCATCGGCTTCCGGGACGAGGCGGGGGCCTTCATGCGGTGGCTGGAGAAGCGCATCGCGGAGCTGCCGGAGGGCGAGCCCCTGCCCCTCATGTACGCGCTCGACGGAGGCGAGGTGCCGAAGGAGCAGGAGCTGTGGCACCTGGCGGGGTACGGGGGTGCGAGGCCGGTGCGGGTGGGGAACGGGGCGGCGCACCAGCTGCAGCTGGACATCTACGGCGAGCTGATGGACTCGGTGTACCTGTACAACAAGCACGGGGCGCCCATCTCGTATGACTTCTGGCGGCACCTGCGGAGGCTGGTGGACTGGGTATGCGACCACTGGCGGGAGAAGGACGAGAGCATCTGGGAGGTGCGAGGGGGGAAGCAGCACTTCGTGTATTCGAAGATGATGTGTTGGGTGGCGGTGGACCGGGCGATCCGGCTGGCGGACAAGCGCAGCTTCCCGGCGGACCGGGCGAGGTGGCTGCAGACGCGCGACCTCATCTTCGAGGAGATCATGCAGAAGGGGTGGTGCGCGAAGAGGGGCGCGTTCATCCAGTCGTACGAGCACAAGGTGCTGGACGCGGCGAACCTGCTGATGCCGTTGGTGTTCTTCCTGTCACCGGTGGATCCGCGGATGCTGTCGACGCTGGACCGGGTGAGACAGGCGCCGGCGAAGGCGGGGCTGACGTCGGACGGGCTGGTGTTCCGCTACGACGTGGAGGCGACACAGGACGGGCTGTACGGGAGGGAGGGGACGTTCAACCTGTGCACCTTCTGGCTGGTGGAGGCGATGACGCGGGCGAGCGTGACGAGGCCGGATCTGCTGGACGAGGCGCGGCTGACGTTCGAGAGGATGCTGGGGTACGCGAACCACCTGGGGCTGTACGCGGAGCAGATAGGGACATCAGGGGAGGCGATGGGCAACTTCCCGCAGGCGCTGACGCACCTGTCCCTCATCAGTGCGGCGTACAACCTGGATCGGTTCCTGGGCCACCGGGACTGA
- a CDS encoding cyclase family protein: MEGAWLDISVPFGEEPSEEGAVAREGLPEGAEAQAEWLKRAAWMGTYVTAPPSLELDLEDTERLPLSATVGKARVLHLDDVDCIRADSLAEYEPRAGERLLLRTRNSQREWWKKPHGEDFVMLSEAAARLLVERQVACVGVDYVSRAGAGFHSESRGVHQLMREAGMWLIEGLDLTEVRVGMHELVCLPLKVKAEWGSPARALVRALRE; encoded by the coding sequence ATGGAGGGAGCCTGGCTGGACATCTCGGTGCCGTTCGGAGAGGAGCCTTCGGAGGAGGGCGCGGTGGCGAGAGAAGGGCTCCCGGAGGGGGCGGAGGCGCAGGCGGAGTGGCTGAAGAGGGCGGCGTGGATGGGGACGTACGTGACGGCGCCGCCGAGCCTGGAGTTGGATCTGGAGGACACGGAGAGGCTGCCGTTGTCGGCGACGGTGGGGAAGGCGAGGGTGCTGCACCTGGATGACGTGGACTGCATCCGGGCGGACTCGCTGGCGGAGTACGAGCCGAGGGCGGGGGAGAGGTTGTTGTTGCGCACGCGCAACTCGCAGCGCGAGTGGTGGAAGAAGCCGCACGGGGAGGACTTCGTGATGTTGTCGGAGGCGGCGGCGCGGCTGCTGGTGGAGCGCCAGGTGGCGTGCGTGGGGGTGGACTACGTGTCGAGGGCGGGAGCGGGCTTCCACTCGGAGAGCCGGGGCGTGCACCAGCTGATGAGGGAGGCGGGGATGTGGCTCATCGAGGGGTTGGATCTGACGGAGGTGAGGGTGGGGATGCACGAGCTGGTGTGCCTGCCGTTGAAGGTGAAGGCGGAGTGGGGATCGCCGGCGCGGGCGCTGGTGCGAGCACTGCGCGAGTAG
- a CDS encoding glucose 1-dehydrogenase: MKAVAVFPKGREVKVIDVPEPKLRSPTEVKVRTLEVGVCGTDREVVQFKHGKPPEGEDHLIVGHECVGEVVEVGGQVKNLAPGDLVVPRVRRPCPSEECLPCRTGNTDFCVTGEYTERGIHGAHGFAAEYFVEDVEYLHKVPRELREVAVLTEPLTIAEKALREVAHIQTRMPWKRALPGRAVVLGAGPVGLLGAMALMRAGFETTVYSRGEGPDAKTEMTEALGAAYVSSKKNRVEALVERRGKADVVYEAAGVASAAFELVKGLAPNGVFVFTGVPESEEEELDQGEMMKQWVMNNQVLIGTVNAAAVDFEAALEDLGRFRTKWPGKTERLITARHRPEDYAQVVNGEKRTDIKDILVFSQG; this comes from the coding sequence ATGAAGGCGGTGGCGGTTTTTCCCAAGGGCCGAGAGGTGAAGGTCATCGACGTGCCGGAGCCGAAGCTGCGCTCCCCCACGGAGGTGAAGGTGCGGACGCTCGAGGTGGGCGTGTGCGGGACGGATCGGGAGGTGGTGCAGTTCAAGCACGGCAAGCCACCGGAGGGGGAGGATCACCTCATCGTGGGGCACGAGTGCGTGGGCGAGGTGGTGGAGGTGGGCGGGCAGGTGAAGAACCTGGCGCCTGGGGACCTGGTGGTGCCGCGGGTGCGCAGACCGTGCCCGAGCGAGGAGTGCCTGCCGTGCCGCACGGGGAACACGGACTTCTGCGTGACGGGTGAGTACACGGAGCGGGGAATCCACGGGGCGCACGGCTTCGCGGCGGAGTACTTCGTGGAGGACGTGGAGTACCTGCACAAGGTGCCGCGCGAGCTGCGGGAGGTGGCGGTGCTGACGGAGCCGCTGACGATCGCGGAGAAGGCGCTGCGGGAGGTGGCGCACATCCAGACGCGGATGCCGTGGAAGCGGGCGCTACCGGGCAGGGCGGTGGTGCTGGGAGCGGGGCCGGTGGGGCTGCTGGGGGCGATGGCGCTGATGAGGGCGGGCTTCGAGACGACGGTGTACTCGCGAGGGGAGGGGCCGGACGCGAAGACGGAGATGACGGAGGCGCTGGGAGCGGCCTACGTGTCGTCGAAGAAGAACAGGGTGGAAGCGCTGGTGGAGCGGAGGGGGAAGGCGGACGTGGTGTACGAGGCGGCGGGGGTGGCGAGCGCGGCGTTCGAGCTGGTGAAGGGGCTGGCGCCGAACGGGGTGTTCGTCTTCACGGGGGTGCCGGAGAGCGAGGAGGAGGAGCTGGACCAGGGCGAGATGATGAAGCAGTGGGTGATGAACAACCAGGTGCTGATCGGCACGGTGAACGCGGCGGCGGTGGACTTCGAGGCGGCATTGGAGGACCTGGGACGATTCCGGACGAAGTGGCCAGGGAAGACGGAGCGGCTCATCACGGCGAGACACCGGCCGGAGGACTACGCGCAGGTGGTGAATGGGGAGAAGAGGACGGACATCAAGGACATCCTGGTCTTCTCCCAGGGGTGA